The Physeter macrocephalus isolate SW-GA chromosome 17, ASM283717v5, whole genome shotgun sequence nucleotide sequence GGGGACGTTTATTCTCTTCACCACTTAGAGAGCATGTCTAGGGAGGTCTCAGCTGCAGGGACTTCACTGTGGGCTGCCCCAGAGAGGGCCTATGTGGAGGACCAAGCTGGCAAAGGGCACTGGGGGTTCAGTGGTTATTTTCCCAACTTGGTGGGCCAGCTTGGCCCCTGGGAGGAGCCTGCGACCCCTTCTTGGGTCCCTGACCCAGAGGGCCCCCTCCTTCACCACGAAGTGGTAAACAGGTTaaatggggcagggaggggcaggggaggggcagcacACGATGGTcccagagaagaaggaggaaggtcCACATTCCCCCCATCCTCCCAACACATATACGGGctcacacacgtgtacacacccCCTCACCCCAGACACAGATGCCCATAAGACTGACACCTACCACACCActcacacacacttacacacgtACTCATAGACTCACATGCTCACCACGCACcccccagaaacacacacacacacacacacacacacacacacacacacacacacacccctttccttTGTTGGCAGTTAAGTCCACTGTTCTTAGGGCTATAtgaggctgggcctgggggctggAGCTGGGTCCAGCACCATCTCAGTGGATTCAGGGTGAGGTCTCAGGACTGGGCTTCTGGAGCTCATACTGTGGACCATCAAGCGGTGATCATGGTCATTGCCTGGACTGTGCTTCTGCCATCGCCACCCAGAAGGAAAACCCCTCTTTGAtggatgtgtttgtgtgtacatcTGCCCAACCCAGGCCTGCTTGTCTCTGAGAGATGACACAAGATGTCTTTTCCTACcctcaaatacacacacacacacacacacacacacacacacacacacagtcactcactcattcacaCCATGGAAGGATGGACCCTGGGCAATTCTGATCGCCTCCAAGCAGCAGCAGTGGGTGAAGGGACCCTGCAGGCTGCCCCAGCCGGGCTTCTGGGTGTCTTCTTGCTGAGTAGAAGACCAGTGACACTGCCACAGTCTTCGCCCAATGCATCCTTGACCAGAGGCACTGTTTCTGCATTAGGAATTCCACCTCACTTTGTGAGCACCGCAGCCTAGGGGCAGCTGTTCCTGGGTCATGGGCAGCCAGGCCCCTCCTTGCCTCCTCTCACATTGACCTGGCCCTGGCTGAGGTGTTGAGGCGTCTCTGAGCCTCTCACCgtctgccttcctgccttccacACCTGTGAATCCCTCAGGGCCTGACCCtagcctcctccctgcccctctgggTTCCTTCTGTCCGATGGCCCAGGCCACTTTCAGCTGGAACCCGAGCGGAGGCCTCACCCTGCTCAGGGTTCTTGGATACATGTGGCCCCAAGCAGGCAGTTGGCAGCCTCAACCCCCTTGTTCTGCCTTTATACCTTTCCAGAGCccagaaagaaagatggagtcaCTCATGCTAGTGTGAACCTGGCTGGGATGTCCCACCTTGAGCAACAGCGCCCCCTCCGGGTCTGGCAGCGTCTCCCGTAGCAAGTGGGAACAGACTGAGAGCAAGCTCTGGGGAGAGGAAGGCCACAGAAAGATTCAGGAGGGCATGCAGCAGACTGCGGGCAGACAGGCTGACAGAGAGATGAGACCCAACAGTGGCAGACAGACAAACAGGCCCCTAGAAACAGCCAGGCAGCACTTCCCATTACAAACCAGACCCCCAAACAGCCACAGTCATACCCAAAGTCAAAGCTCCAACAAACACTTTCTCTGAGACCTTTCAAGAATCACCCTGCCTTTTGACAATTTCAGACCATTTCTGTGTGTGAAAATGTATGCTTTTGGAGGAGAAGTTTCCTCtacagctcctcctcctcctcctcccccagagcTGGTTCACATGTGGGCAGGCAATCCTGGTAGCTTTGAAGCGGTTCTGTCAGGGAATGCAGTCAGGGATCAAGGCCAGGTCAGGGGGTCTGCAGATGACATCTTTCGGCCAAAGCCCTGCTTATCCCAGGGTTCAGAAAGCCAAGGATGGCATCACTCCCTGCCTGGAAATGCCACACCCCCTGAGACCCACGTGCAGTGTCCCATTGACCCCAGGGGCAGCCCCCAAATAGCAGCTTGCCCAGAGAGCTTGTCACTGCTCTGGCAGTCCCCAGAGGGCCCCCCACAAAGTGCACTGACAAAAAGGGACCTCGATGGTCCTCCACGGGGACAGGTCTATCTTCTTTGGGGATGAATGTGCCAGTACCAAGACGGGAGGACCCTACTGATGGAGAGCTGGCCTTGGGAGCCTGAGGCGAGATGCTGCTGGCATCCTGAAAGTCAGCTGCTGGGTACTCTGCTCGTCGTGCtgtgccctgggcttccctgggtggGGTCTGCAGGCGCGGGGCTCAGGCTGTCCTCAGGAGAGAGAAGCAGCCCCAGAAAGCACGGGGAAGGGCCCCTGTGTTTCCACACCAACGCACGGAGTATGGACACGGCTGCTCTGGAAACCATGTGCTTTATTTGGAACCTCATTCCAAGCGAGCCTCCCCCCTGGGTCATAGAAAAGCTGCAAACCCTGTGGTTTGGTACAAGGCAATGGCTAAGGGATGCGGGAAATCCCTTACAGCCGGGGCCTCTGTCCTCTGggcctcagacttccctggtCATCCTGACTCTTGGTAGAGCTGGGTATGGGCAGCTGGAACTCCTGGGGTGTCCAGCTCACCCCCCAGCATCTTCCGTATTTGAGGAGTATGGAAGTGGGTATGGGACAGAGGCCAGGGTCCCCATCCAAGGCCTGGGCCTCTGTGCCCCCCTGAAGGGCCTGCACTACCCAGCAGGCACGGCTCCTCAGAGCCCTGTTACTCTGGGTACATCTCAGCTCCCAGGTGAGAAACCACGGAGCGTGGGATGCCCCTGCGGACAGGcgagtgggtggggctgggccgCCCACGGCCAGTTGGCCCCGCCCCTCAGTACAGGTCTGCGAAGGGCTTGGAGTAGTTGAACATCAGGTAGTCCATATAGTAGAAGTCGTAGGTGCGCTGCCGCTGCAGGGTCGAGAGCTGGGCGAAGTACTGGTGGGTGATCTGTGCGGTGGTCCGCGCCTCCTGCGAGTGCCGGTCCTTGAACCGCGGGAAGGTCAGGTTCTGCGGCGCGCGGATGAGGCTCAGGAAGAAGTTGGCATCGTCCTCTATGCTCTCAAACTTGCCCACGAAGTCATAGTCGATGAGGCAGGGGCTGCACAGCCGGCTGACGTGGTCCCAGTGGATGTCCATACCCACGGGCCGGTGCACGTCCAGTAGGTACTGGATGAACTCGGGGAACCGCACGCCGGAGCCCGTCCGCAGGGCCTCCCGAGAGGCGTTGGCCCGGTATCGGGCCAGGATGGCCTTGCCGAAGACGGGGTGATAGTAGCTATTGGGGTGCTCAAACTTGTCGCGGAAGGCAGAGACCAGCCTCTCGAAGGGCTCGCGGACGAAGAGCATCTTGGTGTAGGTGCTGAGGCGGTGAAGGATGCCCTGGCGGTCGAAGGTGTCCAGCCGCCTGAGGGCGCTGCCGTAGTGGACGGTGTTGTGCTGGATGTCGGTGGTGGACGAGGCCAGCCCGGCCAGCACCATGAGCACCCGCTTCCAGTTGGAGCAGCCTGCCTTGGGCACCTCGCAGTACAGCACGCGGCGGCGGTCCTCCACGAAGATGCGGGACACGTGGCGGGGCGTGACCGCCCTGCGGCTGCTGCTCGCCCTGTACTTGGCGCACGCCTCCCGCATCACCCGCTTGCGCTCCTGCTGGCTCTGGTGCAGGCTGACCCAACGGCCGTCCAGGGCCCGGGGTGCTGGCCGGACGAACGTACCAGCCGAGCTGTTGGCCGGGATGGCCGCCGCAGCTGGCATTTTCTTGATGAGCAGTCGCCGGCGGCGCTGCCGGGGTCGCAGACGGGCCCCCGCGTTTAGGCGGGCTTGAGGCTGCTGGGACACCTGTAGGTTCAGGCCCCTCGGGGCCCGGCTGGACAGGTCTCGGGTGGCCCTCTCTGTGGGTGCCTTAGAGTCACCATCCTGGGAACTGCCTGATGGGAGGTCCTGGGGCAAGAAGAGAACTGGTTAGCAGGGTGGACAGGTCAGCTGGGCACTGAAGGTCACACAGGTCAGGCCCTCGGCACGGCCGGGGTCCCTGACGCCTCTGTAGACTGCGTTTTTTCCCACGTGAGGTAGAGGGGGACAGGCTGGCCCTGCAGGATGAGACCCCTTTGGTCTGAGCCCCAATAACTGCTCCCAcaatcccctctcccctccagagGCCGCGGTGTGAGGTGCAAGTGTCATTTAAGCCACGAGATGGCGCAGGTCTCCCAGGAATAGCCTCCTGGTGACAGGGGAGCAGGGGGAGCTGGCGGCCTGGGGGAGCCAGGCTCAGAGCTAATGCTTCTATCAGCACAGGCCAAAGCCGCCATCCAACGGGAAAGGGAAATTCATGGGTCCAAGGTCCCAGGCTTTGTTCCCAAGGCTCCTGGGAAAGACAGgacacatttttctttccaagaGTGGATTTACTGTGAGCTCTGAGTtttcttccctgccctccccaactTTCCCCAGGTTGCCCATGCTGAGAATTCATCAGACTCTCAGAACTCACGCTGTGGGGCTCCTGTGGCCTGATGTTGAACTTTAGTCCTGAAAAGCAAACAGAGAGGATAGTGTTAGCAGTGGAAGTATCACGTGGTCCACAGGGACCTGCTAACAGGCTCTTGACTGTGGGTGCCTGGGCTGGAAAAGGCAGTTcgggggtggtgggaggagagGCATGGCACGGTGCAAGTGCCCCTCCACTCTCCTACCCATGCAGA carries:
- the CHST8 gene encoding carbohydrate sulfotransferase 8, which codes for MTPRAGTMRLACMFSSVLLFGAAGLLLFISLQDPTELALQQVPGLKFNIRPQEPHSDLPSGSSQDGDSKAPTERATRDLSSRAPRGLNLQVSQQPQARLNAGARLRPRQRRRRLLIKKMPAAAAIPANSSAGTFVRPAPRALDGRWVSLHQSQQERKRVMREACAKYRASSSRRAVTPRHVSRIFVEDRRRVLYCEVPKAGCSNWKRVLMVLAGLASSTTDIQHNTVHYGSALRRLDTFDRQGILHRLSTYTKMLFVREPFERLVSAFRDKFEHPNSYYHPVFGKAILARYRANASREALRTGSGVRFPEFIQYLLDVHRPVGMDIHWDHVSRLCSPCLIDYDFVGKFESIEDDANFFLSLIRAPQNLTFPRFKDRHSQEARTTAQITHQYFAQLSTLQRQRTYDFYYMDYLMFNYSKPFADLY